One Gallus gallus isolate bGalGal1 chromosome 11, bGalGal1.mat.broiler.GRCg7b, whole genome shotgun sequence DNA window includes the following coding sequences:
- the CENPT gene encoding centromere protein T isoform X1, whose amino-acid sequence MDGRVGLRASRRAAPTPRVAVRSSPRQRARSGSGLGKENKAGSSTPLRHRPNAFSELDNATPRVMLRKIIQNQPQVSPLALQTVQLEETEDARPEPPSQRTSSTVELQLPDLVPEDASVTTFRMTRKRKKLSISEFERAADKRLPQNQAHSTLDSTLVRSLRMSVGSVMAPDTVEKRGLLRRPQNHKAIDIAAFEGGVEQNMLQIKAQDYLVDLQTSSMTGTTTIRTDAEVVLNNTELFVEPQLGEQNLLAVEPQLSDSKTSAQRSNTSYPAHEKARLEGLVSRVSTDERRTLRFSEKDLITDHEHVDGITQKTPAKEGEDEQDHSQQNDPMEQFSESEEMAGTTEHHADAEYSEHSEKKLSRKAVSQLTAAQDAGVEMEMTPSEGGVAEGTEHQDSPKAELQMAGSPGGHSPASYSLKKSGAKPLKEAVEQTGEIERGTITGVLDAAEEEATDDESDIEDHESEEISMKTPMFVHAAAYRPHPVLSPPHPVKSASPELPPQPVRAKPVPKSSGAAQRKTREPEIASSLIKQIFSHYVKTPVTRDAYKIVEKCSERYFKQISSDLEAYSQHAGRKTVEMADVELLMRRQGLVTDKMPLHVLVERHLPLEYRKLLIPIAVSGNKVIPCK is encoded by the exons ATGGACGGCAGGGTCGGACTCCGAGCCAGCCGCCGGGCGGCCCCCACCCCGAGAGTCGCCGTCAGGTCGTCTCCGAGGCAGCGGGCTCGG AGTGGATCTGGCTTAGGGAAGGAGAACAAGGCCGGCAGCAGCACCCCGCTGAGGCACAGACCCAATGCCTTCTCTGAGCTGGACAATGCCACGCCGCGCGTCATGCTGCGAAAGATCATCCAGAACC AACCACAGGTGTCACCTCTAGCACTTCAGACAGTTCAGttggaagaaacagaagatgctCGACCAGAGCCTCCATCTCAGAGGACTTCTAGCAC GGTGGAACTGCAACTGCCAGACCTTGTTCCTGAGGATGCATCTGTCACTACTTTCCGCATGActaggaagagaaagaaactcaGTATCTCTGAATTTGAGAGAGCAGCAGACAAGCGGCTTCCTCAGAACCAGG ctcattCAACACTGGACAGCACTTTGGTTCG ATCTCTTCGCATGTCAGTTGGTTCTGTGATGGCACCAGACACTGTTGAAAAAAGAGGCTTACTCCGGAGgccacagaatcacaaagcTATTGACATCGCTGCTTTTGAAGGGGGAGTGGAACAGAACATGCTGCAGATAAAAG CACAAGACTACCTTGTGGATTTGCAAACATCATCTATGACTGGAACAACTACAATAAGAACTGATGCAGAAGTTGTGCTGAATAATACAGAGCTCTTTGTTGAGCCTCAGCTTGGCGAACAGAATCTTCTTGCTGTTGAACCACAGCTATCAGATTCAAAAACTTCAGCACAAAGAAGCAATACTTCATATCCTGCTCATGAGAAAGCAAGGTTGGAGGGCCTGGTATCTCGTGTGAGCACAGATGAGAGAAGGACCCTGAGATTTTCTGAAAAGGACTTAATAACTGATCATGAACATGTTGATGGGATAACTCAGAAAACACCTGCAAAGGAGGGAGAAGACGAGCAAGATCATTCCCAGCAGAATGACCCAATGGAACAGTTCTCTGAGTCAGAAGAAATGGCTGGCA CTACAGAGCACCATGCAGATGCTGAATATTCTGAacattcagagaagaaactgtCAAGAAAAGCAGTATCACAGCTAAcagcagcccaggatgctgGAGTTGAAATGGAAATGACCCCTTCAGAAGGAGGAGTAGCAGAAGGCACTGAGCACCAAGACTCTCCCAAAGCTG AGCTGCAGATGGCTGGAAGTCCTGGTGGGCATTCTCCTGCTTCTTACTCACTAAAGAAATCTGGGGCAAAGCCATTAAAAGAAGCTGTTGAGCAAACAGGTGAAATAGAGCGTGGGACCATCACAGGAGTACTGGATGCTGCTGAAGAGGAGGCTACTGATGATGAAAGTGATATAGAAGACCATGAGAGTGAAG aaatttCCATGAAGACACCCATGTTTGTCCATGCTGCAGCCTACAGACCACATCCTGTGCTATCACCTCCACATCCTGTAAAATCTGCTTCTCCTGA GTTGCCCCCGCAGCCAGTGCGGGCCAAGCCAGTTCCAAAGagctcaggagcagcacagaggaaaacacGTGAGCCTGAAATAGCAAGCAGTCTGATAAAGCAGATATTTAGCCATTATGTGAAAACGCCAGTGACCAGAGATGCCTATAAAATTGTTGAAAAATG CTCTGAGAGATACTTCAAGCAGATTAGCAGTGATCTGGAAGCTTACAGCCAGCATGCAGGGAGGAAGACAGtggagatggctgatgtggaaCTCCTCATGAGAAG GCAAGGGCTGGTGACAGACAAGATGCCATTGCACGTGCTGGTGGAGCGTCACCTCCCTCTGGAGTACAGGAAGCTGCTGATTCCCATTGCTGTGAGTGGGAATAAAGTGATTCCCTGCAAGTGA
- the CENPT gene encoding centromere protein T produces MDGRVGLRASRRAAPTPRVAVRSSPRQRARVREQEPVVSAMSGSGLGKENKAGSSTPLRHRPNAFSELDNATPRVMLRKIIQNQPQVSPLALQTVQLEETEDARPEPPSQRTSSTVELQLPDLVPEDASVTTFRMTRKRKKLSISEFERAADKRLPQNQAHSTLDSTLVRSLRMSVGSVMAPDTVEKRGLLRRPQNHKAIDIAAFEGGVEQNMLQIKAQDYLVDLQTSSMTGTTTIRTDAEVVLNNTELFVEPQLGEQNLLAVEPQLSDSKTSAQRSNTSYPAHEKARLEGLVSRVSTDERRTLRFSEKDLITDHEHVDGITQKTPAKEGEDEQDHSQQNDPMEQFSESEEMAGTTEHHADAEYSEHSEKKLSRKAVSQLTAAQDAGVEMEMTPSEGGVAEGTEHQDSPKAELQMAGSPGGHSPASYSLKKSGAKPLKEAVEQTGEIERGTITGVLDAAEEEATDDESDIEDHESEEISMKTPMFVHAAAYRPHPVLSPPHPVKSASPELPPQPVRAKPVPKSSGAAQRKTREPEIASSLIKQIFSHYVKTPVTRDAYKIVEKCSERYFKQISSDLEAYSQHAGRKTVEMADVELLMRRQGLVTDKMPLHVLVERHLPLEYRKLLIPIAVSGNKVIPCK; encoded by the exons ATGGACGGCAGGGTCGGACTCCGAGCCAGCCGCCGGGCGGCCCCCACCCCGAGAGTCGCCGTCAGGTCGTCTCCGAGGCAGCGGGCTCGGGTAAGGGAGCAGGAGCCCGTCGTGTCTGCTATG AGTGGATCTGGCTTAGGGAAGGAGAACAAGGCCGGCAGCAGCACCCCGCTGAGGCACAGACCCAATGCCTTCTCTGAGCTGGACAATGCCACGCCGCGCGTCATGCTGCGAAAGATCATCCAGAACC AACCACAGGTGTCACCTCTAGCACTTCAGACAGTTCAGttggaagaaacagaagatgctCGACCAGAGCCTCCATCTCAGAGGACTTCTAGCAC GGTGGAACTGCAACTGCCAGACCTTGTTCCTGAGGATGCATCTGTCACTACTTTCCGCATGActaggaagagaaagaaactcaGTATCTCTGAATTTGAGAGAGCAGCAGACAAGCGGCTTCCTCAGAACCAGG ctcattCAACACTGGACAGCACTTTGGTTCG ATCTCTTCGCATGTCAGTTGGTTCTGTGATGGCACCAGACACTGTTGAAAAAAGAGGCTTACTCCGGAGgccacagaatcacaaagcTATTGACATCGCTGCTTTTGAAGGGGGAGTGGAACAGAACATGCTGCAGATAAAAG CACAAGACTACCTTGTGGATTTGCAAACATCATCTATGACTGGAACAACTACAATAAGAACTGATGCAGAAGTTGTGCTGAATAATACAGAGCTCTTTGTTGAGCCTCAGCTTGGCGAACAGAATCTTCTTGCTGTTGAACCACAGCTATCAGATTCAAAAACTTCAGCACAAAGAAGCAATACTTCATATCCTGCTCATGAGAAAGCAAGGTTGGAGGGCCTGGTATCTCGTGTGAGCACAGATGAGAGAAGGACCCTGAGATTTTCTGAAAAGGACTTAATAACTGATCATGAACATGTTGATGGGATAACTCAGAAAACACCTGCAAAGGAGGGAGAAGACGAGCAAGATCATTCCCAGCAGAATGACCCAATGGAACAGTTCTCTGAGTCAGAAGAAATGGCTGGCA CTACAGAGCACCATGCAGATGCTGAATATTCTGAacattcagagaagaaactgtCAAGAAAAGCAGTATCACAGCTAAcagcagcccaggatgctgGAGTTGAAATGGAAATGACCCCTTCAGAAGGAGGAGTAGCAGAAGGCACTGAGCACCAAGACTCTCCCAAAGCTG AGCTGCAGATGGCTGGAAGTCCTGGTGGGCATTCTCCTGCTTCTTACTCACTAAAGAAATCTGGGGCAAAGCCATTAAAAGAAGCTGTTGAGCAAACAGGTGAAATAGAGCGTGGGACCATCACAGGAGTACTGGATGCTGCTGAAGAGGAGGCTACTGATGATGAAAGTGATATAGAAGACCATGAGAGTGAAG aaatttCCATGAAGACACCCATGTTTGTCCATGCTGCAGCCTACAGACCACATCCTGTGCTATCACCTCCACATCCTGTAAAATCTGCTTCTCCTGA GTTGCCCCCGCAGCCAGTGCGGGCCAAGCCAGTTCCAAAGagctcaggagcagcacagaggaaaacacGTGAGCCTGAAATAGCAAGCAGTCTGATAAAGCAGATATTTAGCCATTATGTGAAAACGCCAGTGACCAGAGATGCCTATAAAATTGTTGAAAAATG CTCTGAGAGATACTTCAAGCAGATTAGCAGTGATCTGGAAGCTTACAGCCAGCATGCAGGGAGGAAGACAGtggagatggctgatgtggaaCTCCTCATGAGAAG GCAAGGGCTGGTGACAGACAAGATGCCATTGCACGTGCTGGTGGAGCGTCACCTCCCTCTGGAGTACAGGAAGCTGCTGATTCCCATTGCTGTGAGTGGGAATAAAGTGATTCCCTGCAAGTGA
- the THAP11 gene encoding THAP domain-containing protein 11, protein MPGFTCCVPGCYNNSHRDKALHFYTFPKDEELRRLWLKNVSRAGVSGCFSTFQPTTGHRVCSEHFQGGRKSYLVRVPTIFPLRGVNERKAARAARRPRPAAAAAAPQGPGPATEAPVGGAAEDVKPIDLTVQVELGAAAAGPSPCWLPVGQEGPVEGGPPDHSYSLSSGTTSEELLRKLNEQRDIIALLEVKMKEMKGSIRRLRLAEAQLREEIREKDRLLHAASAGARKRHGL, encoded by the coding sequence ATGCCGGGCTTCACCTGCTGCGTGCCGGGCTGCTACAACAACTCGCACCGCGACAAGGCGCTGCACTTCTACACCTTCCCCAAGGACGAGGAGCTGAGGCGCCTGTGGCTGAAGAACGTCTCCCGGGCGGGCGTCAGCGGCTGCTTCAGCACCTTCCAGCCCACCACCGGCCACCGGGTCTGCAGCGAGCACTTCCAGGGCGGCCGCAAGTCCTACCTGGTGCGGGTGCCCACCATCTTCCCGCTGCGCGGCGTCAACGAGCGCAAAGCAGCgcgggccgcccgccgcccccgccccgccgccgccgccgccgccccgcaggGCCCCGGCCCCGCCACCGAGGCCCCGGTAGGGGGCGCGGCCGAGGACGTGAAGCCCATCGACCTGACGGTGCAGGTGGAGCTCGGGGCCGCCGCTGCCGGGCCCAGCCCCTGCTGGCTGCCGGTGGGTCAGGAGGGCCCCGTGGAAGGCGGCCCGCCGGACCATTCGTACTCCCTGTCGTCCGGCACCACGtcggaggagctgctgaggaagcTGAACGAGCAGCGTGACATCATCGCTCTGCTGGAGGTAAAGATGAAGGAGATGAAAGGCAGCATCCGCCGCCTGCGCCTGGCCGAGGCCCAGCTCCGCGAGGAGATCCGAGAGAAGGACCGGCTCCTCCACGCCGCCAGCGCCGGGGCCCGAAAGCGCCACGGGCTCTGA